Proteins from a single region of Manis javanica isolate MJ-LG chromosome 5, MJ_LKY, whole genome shotgun sequence:
- the LOC140849514 gene encoding EF-hand calcium-binding domain-containing protein 8-like isoform X3: MVGRVGDWSPPSLSRSAGACGWRRYPQKEIRSKPVSSEDLRESPQPQKMSTTGGSQECKEVLSSRTPSIFLSQKSDFQEEAQLFTHLHLAEMEKVFEDDIHSPAGSSGL; this comes from the exons ATGGTCGGCCGGGTGGGTGACTGGAGCCCACCCAGCCTCTCGCGCTCGGCAGGCGCCTGCGGCTGGCGCCGGTATCCACAAAAGGAGATCAG GTCAAAACCAGTATCTTCTGAGGACTTGAGAGAGAGCCCTCAACCTCAAAAG ATGTCCACCACAGGTGGATCTCAGGAGTGCAAGGAGGTTCTCAGCTCCCGGACACCATCCATCTTTCTTAGCCAGAAGTCTGACTTCCAAGAAGAGGCCCAGCTGTTTACCCATCTGCACCTGGCTGAGATGGAGAAGGTGTTTGAGGATGACATTCACTCTCCTGCAG GCTCCTCAGGGCTTTGA
- the LOC140849514 gene encoding uncharacterized protein isoform X1 — protein MVGRVGDWSPPSLSRSAGACGWRRYPQKEIRSKPVSSEDLRESPQPQKMSTTGGSQECKEVLSSRTPSIFLSQKSDFQEEAQLFTHLHLAEMEKVFEDDIHSPAELPDMDPCFPQVAGISVSPGMLPVLAFQPPNHESTMKTP, from the exons ATGGTCGGCCGGGTGGGTGACTGGAGCCCACCCAGCCTCTCGCGCTCGGCAGGCGCCTGCGGCTGGCGCCGGTATCCACAAAAGGAGATCAG GTCAAAACCAGTATCTTCTGAGGACTTGAGAGAGAGCCCTCAACCTCAAAAG ATGTCCACCACAGGTGGATCTCAGGAGTGCAAGGAGGTTCTCAGCTCCCGGACACCATCCATCTTTCTTAGCCAGAAGTCTGACTTCCAAGAAGAGGCCCAGCTGTTTACCCATCTGCACCTGGCTGAGATGGAGAAGGTGTTTGAGGATGACATTCACTCTCCTGCAG agctgccagatatggatccctgctttccacaagtggctggaatctcagtgtctccaggaatgctgcctgtcttagctttccaaccccctaatcacgagagcaccatgaaaacaccatga
- the LOC140849514 gene encoding EF-hand calcium-binding domain-containing protein 8-like isoform X2, with the protein MVGRVGDWSPPSLSRSAGACGWRRYPQKEIRSKPVSSEDLRESPQPQKMSTTGGSQECKEVLSSRTPSIFLSQKSDFQEEAQLFTHLHLAEMEKVFEDDIHSPAGGSLCLAWHATIFSAGGPDVS; encoded by the exons ATGGTCGGCCGGGTGGGTGACTGGAGCCCACCCAGCCTCTCGCGCTCGGCAGGCGCCTGCGGCTGGCGCCGGTATCCACAAAAGGAGATCAG GTCAAAACCAGTATCTTCTGAGGACTTGAGAGAGAGCCCTCAACCTCAAAAG ATGTCCACCACAGGTGGATCTCAGGAGTGCAAGGAGGTTCTCAGCTCCCGGACACCATCCATCTTTCTTAGCCAGAAGTCTGACTTCCAAGAAGAGGCCCAGCTGTTTACCCATCTGCACCTGGCTGAGATGGAGAAGGTGTTTGAGGATGACATTCACTCTCCTGCAG gaggaagcctctgtctcgcCTGGCACGCCACCATTTTTTCAGCTGGTGGTCCAGATGTTTCTTGA
- the LOC140849508 gene encoding nuclear envelope pore membrane protein POM 121-like, with protein sequence MSGRSHNAIPSDHSSTGGISQLCKRRGSSASPFSIPNSCYMKTIERPAKKMREEELPPNSGSSDPLGSEKGSQGEQATTTSRKANSRDSPPSSSRPRRRKFQLVPSRRGIPLIMPEAPMLGYTITVEEYEQVQTEWLKTVFKDKTGKEYELISHSRDGSLWLYFGLSPLRNPALGFSVDSEHSEH encoded by the exons ATGTCTGGTCGCAGTCACAATGCCATTCCCAGCGACCACAGCTCGACTGGAGGGATCTCTCAG CTCTGTAAGAGAAGAGGTTCCAGTGCctcacccttctccatccccaacTCGTGCTACATGAAGACAATAGAGAGGCcagcaaagaaaatgag AGAAGAGGAGCTTCCTCCTAACTCTGGCTCCTCAGATCCCTTGGGAAGTGAGAAGGGGtcccagggagaacagg CTACAACCACATCCCGGAAGGCCAACTCCAGGGATTCTCCACCCAGCAGCTCGCGGCCACGTAGACGCAAATTCCAACTGGTGCCGTCCAGGCGAGGGATCCCACTTATCATG CCTGAAGCTCCCATGCTCGGCTATACCATCACAGTCGAAGAGTATGAGCAAGTGCAGACAGAGTGGCTGAAGACCGTCTTCAAGGATAAGACTGGTAAGGAATACGAGTTAATTTCACACTCCAGAGACGGTTCCCTTTGGTTATATTTTGGTCTTTCTCCTCTGAGAAATCCAGCTCTTGGGTTCTCAGTGGACTCCGAGCACAGTGAGCACTGA